From Arachis stenosperma cultivar V10309 chromosome 2, arast.V10309.gnm1.PFL2, whole genome shotgun sequence, one genomic window encodes:
- the LOC130960482 gene encoding nuclear transcription factor Y subunit A-10-like isoform X1 — protein sequence MGMETAYLKEHEGIVHNSVGQLSSASAAAGSSWWSISAFGSHQNQSSVYGETSNYNNNNNNQIMKPFSLELHNNNNYIDQLASSANKQQQFLDKGPTTQFTIFPEDCKISGESQKSQATLSLQPSNADPRNRFELGFTQPMICAKYPYMDQFYGLFSAYAPQISGRIMLPLNLTSDDGPTYVNAKQYHGIIRRRQSRAKSVLANKLIKRRKPYMHESRHLHAMRRPRGCGGRFLNTRNSATNNGNGKSGSEANKKGLGHQLHSSGSQSSEVLQSSAGTLNSLKETNGSSPNISLEVTSMYSSRGIDGFAINHIGTPMHSLADMMDTGHGHGMIMPPKWVSAAAGNCCNLNV from the exons ATGGGTATGGAAACTGCATATCTGAAAGAACATGAAGGAATTGTTCACAATTCTGTTGGACAGCTGTCATCAGCATCAGCAGCAGCAGGTTCTTCATGGTGGAGTATTAGTGCCTTTGGATCTCATCAAAATCAATCATCAGTTTATGGAGAGACttctaattataataataataataataaccaaATTATGAAACCATTTTCATTGGAgcttcataataataataattacataGACCAACTTGCTTCTTCCGCTAATAAGCAACAACAATTCTTGGATAAAGGACCTACAACACAATTTACCATCTTTCCAG AAGATTGCAAAATTTCAGGTGAATCCCAAAAGTCTCAAGCCACATTATCTTTGCAGCCATCAAATGCTGACCCTAGGAACCGTTTTGAGCTTGGATTCACTCAGCCTATG ATATGTGCAAAATATCCTTACATGGATCAATTTTATGGACTCTTCTCAGCTTATGCACCTCAAATTTCG GGGCGTATAATGCTGCCACTAAACTTGACATCAGATGATGGACCAACTTACGTGAATGCTAAGCAATACCATGGAATCATAAGGCGTAGGCAGTCACGTGCCAAATCTGTTCTTGCCAATAAACTCATCAAACGCCGCAAG CCATATATGCATGAATCGCGCCATCTCCACGCGATGCGACGGCCAAGAGGATGTGGTGGCAGGTTCTTGAACACAAGAAACTCTGCCACCAACAATGGAAATGGTAAGAGTGGAAGTGAAGCAAACAAAAAAGGACTTGGCCATCAACTACATTCTAGTGGTTCCCAGAGTTCTGAAGTCCTACAATCTTCGGCCGGAACCTTGAATTCGTTGAAGGAAACAAATGGAAGCAGTCCAAATATTTCATTAGAGGTGACAAGCATGTACTCATCAAGAGGAATTGATGGATTTGCCATCAATCACATTGGAACTCCTATGCACTCCCTTGCAGATATGATGGACACTGGACATGGACATGGCATGATCATGCCCCCGAAATGGGTTTCGGCTGCGGCCGGAAACTGCTGCAACCTTAATGTTTGA
- the LOC130961939 gene encoding RING-H2 finger protein ATL70-like: MSNNNTTSDSSSGFLGSNDISGFGYGIGISIGILLLITTITLTSYFCTRTQVPNSNNSRSRSNPTPGSRRSTQVFLEPQHTVVDVGLDEATILGYPKMLYSESKKLNKKSDDSTSTCCSICLGDYKGSDMLRVLPDCEHVFHLKCIDPWLRLHPTCPLCRTSPIPTPLSTPLAEVVPLATRRD; encoded by the coding sequence ATGAGCAACAACAACACAACTAGTGATTCTTCTTCAGGATTCCTTGGATCCAATGACATAAGTGGATTTGGCTATGGCATTGGAATCTCAATTGGGATTCTTCTACTCATCACAACAATCACACTCACCTCATACTTTTGCACAAGAACACAAGTTCCAAATAGTAACAacagtaggagtaggagtaatCCTACTCCAGGTTCAAGGAGGAGCACCCAAGTATTCCTCGAACCGCAACACACGGTGGTCGATGTGGGACTAGATGAAGCAACAATTCTTGGGTACCCAAAGATGCTTTACTCAGAATCAAAGAAACTCAACAAGAAATCTGATGATTCAACATCAACATGTTGCTCAATTTGTCTTGGAGATTATAAGGGAAGTGATATGCTTAGAGTGTTACCAGATTGTGAACATGTTTTTCATCTAAAGTGCATAGATCCATGGTTGAGATTGCATCCAACTTGTCCTCTTTGCAGAACATCACCAATTCCAACACCACTTTCTACTCCTCTTGCTGAGGTTGTTCCATTAGCCACCAGAAGAGATTGA
- the LOC130957558 gene encoding putative disease resistance RPP13-like protein 1 yields MAEKLYGGAYLSPFVDAVLDNLTSILEDDSVLNGNYSSLELLGRLQNCLYDVGPVLDDAELKQFTDKRVKKWLLDLQDALYFADDLLDEFSTKAAIAATQRDPGNSSSWSRLVDSYIEDTGDMEKIVGTLESVVRRKNYLRLKESAKVDMSWRIPSTSLLEPSEIYGRKEDKEAILKLLLDDDDAADGDLSVIPIVGMGGIGKTTLAQLVYHDDEVKKNFNFQAWVCVSEEFDIVKVTKTIIEAITSSSCNLTDLNLLQHDLKEKLSRQKFCIVLDDVWNENYDDWNTLLKPFQKGVKGSKILITTRNKNVASVVQTVSPHELRSLSDEDCWLVFSKHARLSTVSVENPTLEKIGRDIVKKCDGLPLAAQALGSILRGNSDIRYWNHLLKSEIWELSNDRINVVPALRISYYFLPSYLKQCFVYCSLYPKDYEFSKDELMLLWMAENFLQPVEKKTMEEVGGEYFDELIARSFLQPHSTEENKVVMHDLVHDLAMTCAGEFYFRAEELRNAVEVDIKARHLSHNAKGNYPMSNLLGVCDRVKHTRTFLEINLNKWIPFNMKNAACIMLSQLKYLRALSFKKFRLELLPDSIGELIHLRYLDLSWTDIVALPESLSNLYNLQTLKLSFCENLKMLPVGMKDLLNLRHLDIRGTRSLHEMPQGLSKLKNLQFLSDYVVGKREENKITELGALANLHESISIGKLENVVNSSEALEARMSDKDGIDSITLTWSSNEEENRVDSEMERDILDKLRPHTNLKELYIYGYRGTTFPDWVGHSSYYNITEITLGDFFLGGCRNCCMLPSLGQLPSLKHLTIIGFESVEIVGDEFYFNQNGESCLETPPFPMLETLSIRSMYGWKEWRSLEFNAFRRLRELSINSCPMLRRDLPNHLPSLQSLEITNCKQLSWCVPRSPAMTSLRIEGSNEVRIGELPPLLRQLSLAGNHHVESVVEAIMHMQLSCLTSLSILGCSSHIWFPVGSIPASLQKLTFQNCTNLEFQMNGQHHSLQELFIENSCDSVTSFSLLDSFPNLVRVNISYCGNMECIVVSRSLSSLRDLSITHCGSLKSVSTLWMAAPQLEHLTLLGCPEVDLSPTGDGDPHRSLRYLSISYSEKLVSSAAFMNPQFHGLTHLTIEGEYGESVKSLPKEGWLPASLESLTLFRIESVETLECKGLAHLTSLQHLYIYECRKLENMEGEKLPASLKQLSISGSPLLGKRCEMKDPQLWPKISHIPAIQVGGRWI; encoded by the exons ATGGCTGAAAAACTTTATGGTGGAGCTTACCTCTCTCCCTTTGTTGATGCTGTTTTGGACAACCTGACTTCAATACTTGAAGATGACTCAGTCCTCAATGGAAACTACTCTTCCCTTGAGTTGCTTGGAAGGTTGCAGAATTGTCTGTATGATGTTGGACCTGTTCTTGATGATGCTGAGCTGAAGCAGTTCACTGACAAGAGAGTCAAGAAGTGGCTTCTTGATCTCCAAGATGCTCTCTATTTCGCTGATGATTTGCTTGACGAATTCTCCACCAAAGCCGCTATTGCTGCCACTCAAAGGGATCCAGGTAACTCTTCCTCCTGGTCTCGTCTTGTTGATTCGTATATTGAAGATACTGGTGACATGGAAAAAATAGTTGGCACACTAGAGTCTGTTGTAAGACGCAAAAATTATCTTCGTCTGAAGGAGAGTGCCAAGGTGGACATGTCATGGAGAATTCCATCCACATCTCTCCTTGAACCATCGGAGATATATGGCCGGAAAGAAGACAAGGAGGCCATACTGAAACTGTTgttggatgatgatgatgctgctGATGGTGATTTATCTGTCATTCCCATTGTGGGCATGGGCGGGATAGGAAAGACCACTTTGGCCCAATTGGTTTATCATGATGACGAAGTAAAgaagaatttcaattttcaagcTTGGGTATGTGTGTCAGAAGAGTTTGATATTGTCAAGGTCACCAAGACTATAATCGAGGCAATAACTTCAAGTTCTTGTAACTTGACAGATTTGAATTTACTTCAACATGATTTAAAAGAAAAGTTGTCCAGGCAAAAGTTCTGTATTGTTTTGGACGATGTCTGGAATGAAAACTATGATGATTGGAATACACTTCTAAAACCTTTTCAGAAAGGGGTTAAGGGAAGTAAAATTCTTATAACTACTAGAAATAAAAATGTGGCTTCTGTAGTGCAAACGGTTTCACCTCATGAACTAAGATCATTGTCTGATGAAGATTGTTGGTTGGTGTTTTCAAAGCATGCACGTCTTTCAACTGTTTCTGTGGAGAATCCAACCCTAGAAAAAATCGGCAGAGATATCGTAAAGAAGTGTGATGGATTGCCCTTGGCAGCTCAAGCCCTTGGAAGCATATTGCGTGGAAATTCTGATATCAGATATTGGAATCATCTACTGAAGAGTGAAATCTGGGAACTATCCAATGACAGAATAAATGTTGTTCCAGCGTTAAGGATAAGTTATTATTTTCTTCCTTCATATTTGAAGCAGTGCTTTGTTTATTGTTCCTTGTATCCCAAGGACTATGAATTTAGCAAGGATGAATTGATGCTGTTATGGATGGCAGAGAATTTTTTGCAACCAGTAGAAAAAAAGACTATGGAAGAAGTTGGTGGTGAATATTTTGATGAATTAATTGCGAGATCATTTTTGCAACCTCATAGTACCGAggaaaataaagttgtgatgcATGATCTTGTGCATGATTTAGCAATGACATGTGCTGGAGAATTCTATTTCAGAGCTGAAGAGCTTCGGAATGCAGTTGAGGTTGATATTAAAGCTCGTCATTTGTCACATAACGCGAAAGGCAATTATCCAATGTCAAATCTTTTGGGAGTTTGTGATAGAGTAAAACATACAAGGACATTTCTTGAAATCAATTTGAACAAGTGGATTCCATTCAATATGAAAAATGCAGCTTGTATCATGTTGTCACAGTTGAAGTACCTGAGAGCTTTGTCGTTCAAAAAGTTTCGTCTTGAGTTACTACCTGATTCAATAGGTGAGTTGATTCATCTGCGTTACTTGGATCTCTCTTGGACGGACATCGTGGCATTGCCGGAGTCGTTGAGTAACCTGTACAATTTGCAGACCTTGAAGTTGAGTTTCTGTGAAAATCTGAAAATGCTACCTGTTGGCATGAAAGACCTATTAAATTTGCGCCATCTTGATATTAGAGGGACTCGGTCATTGCATGAGATGCCGCAAGGCTTGAGCAAGTTGAAAAATTTGCAGTTTTTAAGCGACTATGTTGTTGGGAAGCGTGAAGAGAACAAGATCACAGAATTGGGAGCACTTGCAAATCTACACGAATCAATTTCCATTGGCAAATTGGAGAATGTGGTGAACAGCAGTGAAGCTTTGGAGGCAAGAATGTCCGATAAGGATGGCATTGATTCTATAACGTTAACTTGGTCGTCGAATGAAGAGGAGAATAGAGTTGATTCCGAAATGGAAAGAGATATACTTGACAAGTTACGACCTCACACTAATTTGAAAGAGTTATATATCTATGGTTACAGGGGTACAACATTTCCAGATTGGGTGGGACATTCTTCCTATTACAACATCACCGAAATAACACTGGGTGATTTCTTTTTGGGTGGTTGTCGGAATTGTTGTATGCTTCCTTCACTTGGACAATTGCCCTCTTTGAAGCACCTAACAATTATAGGCTTTGAAAGTGTTGAGATTGTGGGTGATGAGTTTTACTTTAACCAGAATGGTGAATCTTGTTTGGAGACACCGCCATTCCCAATGCTTGAAACTCTTTCGATTCGGTCAATGTATGGCTGGAAGGAGTGGCGTTCACTGGAGTTCAATGCATTTCGGAGACTCCGGGAGCTTTCAATAAATAGCTGTCCCATGTTGAGAAGAGATTTGCCGAATCATCTACCATCTTTGCAATCACTTGAGATTACCAATTGCAAGCAGCTGAGTTGGTGTGTTCCAAGATCTCCTGCAATGACCTCTTTAAGGATAGAAGGCAGCAATGAAGTGAGAATTGGGGAACTACCTCCTTTACTGCGTCAGCTATCACTTGCAGGAAACCATCACGTGGAGTCGGTGGTAGAGGCCATAATGCACATGCAACTGAGTTGCCTGACGTCTTTATCCATTTTAGGTTGTTCTTCCCACATATGGTTTCCGGTGGGTAGTATTCCCGCATCACTTCAAAAGTTGACGTTTCAGAATTGCACAAATTTAGAATTCCAAATGAATGGCCAACATCACTCATTGCAGGAACTATTTATAGAGAACAGCTGTGATTCAGTTACATCCTTCTCGTTGTTGGATTCCTTTCCGAATCTCGTGCGTGTTAATATCAGCTACTGTGGAAACATGGAGTGTATTGTGGTGTCACGCTCTCTTTCATCTCTCCGTGATTTAAGCATCACGCATTGTGGGAGTTTGAAATCTGTGTCAACGCTATGGATGGCAGCACCTCAGCTAGAGCATCTCACATTACTGGGTTGCCCAGAGGTTGATTTGTCTCCTACAGGGGATGGGGATCCACACCGTAGCCTCAGATATCTTAGCATCAGCTACAGCGAGAAACTAGTGAGCAGTGCAGCATTCATGAATCCGCAATTTCATGGGCTTACTCATCTTACCATTGAAGGTGAATACGGCGAGAGTGTGAAGTCCCTCCCAAAGGAAGGTTGGTTGCCTGCCTCGCTTGAGTCTCTCACACTGTTTCGCATTGAAAGTGTGGAGACGTTGGAATGCAAGGGACTTGCCCACCTCACCTCCCTCCAACATTTATACATTTATGAATGTCGCAAGTTGGAGAATATGGAGGGTGAAAAGCTGCCTGCCTCTCTAAAACAACTCAGCATCAGTGGTAGCCCTTTGCTGGGTAAACGGTGCGAGATGAAGGACCCTCAGCTTTGGCCCAAAATCTCCCACATCCCCGCCATTCAAGTTGGTGGCAGATGGATTTG A
- the LOC130960301 gene encoding uncharacterized protein LOC130960301 — MAVLRTLSSTPAQSVVAAAITVVVLAVAAVPAFAGDTNGAYSPCTDTRVQRNDGFTLGIAFSSKDKFFNGNVQLSPCDSRLSLSNSNSQISVFRPKVDEISLLTVNSSSFVADSYGYMVAFAGRKYAARSPPAFIANSSFTVTSFTLVLEFQKGRLQNLYWKRDGCSKCSGNSKAVCLNNQDCALQTSTCKSHGGSVDCSIGIQLAFSGTDEHLRALNSWYEVKNLRQYSLYGLYSNLRDSLTSQYDKFF; from the exons ATGGCGGTTCTTCGAACACTATCTTCGACACCGGCGCAGTCGGTGGTCGCGGCGGCGATCACAGTGGTGGTTCTGGCTGTTGCTGCAGTTCCTGCATTCGCTGGAGACACGAACGGAGCGTATTCTCCCTGTACTGACACACGAGTGCAGAGAAACGATGGTTTCACTTTGGGAATCGCGTTTTCTTCGAAGGATAAGTTCTTCAATGGAAACGTTCAGTTGTCTCCCTGTGATTCGAGACTTTCTCTCTCGAATTCGAATTCGCAGATCTCTGTGTTCCGACCTAAGGTTGACGAGATCTCGCTGCTCACCGTCAATTCCTCATCCTTCGTTGCG GATTCTTATGGCTATATGGTTGCATTTGCTGGCCGGAAATACGCGGCAAGGTCTCCTCCTGCTTTTATTGCAAACAGCTCATTCACCGTGACCAGTTTCACTCTT GTCCTTGAGTTTCAGAAAGGCAGGCTGCAAAATTTATATTGGAAAAGAGATGGGTGTTCTAAGTGCTCAGGTAACTCCAAAGCTGTGTGTCTAAACAATCAGGATTGCGCGCTGCAAACTTCAACCTGCAAGAGCCATGGAGGATCCGTGGATTGCAGCATAGGAATACAATTGGCATTCTCCGGCACAGATGAACATCTTAGAGCTCTCAACTCTTGGTATGAAGTGAAAAACCTTCGCCAGTATTCACTCTATGGCCTTTACTCGAATCTCAGAGATTCCCTCACTAGCCAGTATGACAAGTTTTTCTAA
- the LOC130960482 gene encoding nuclear transcription factor Y subunit A-10-like isoform X2 codes for MGMETAYLKEHEGIVHNSVGQLSSASAAAGSSWWSISAFGSHQNQSSVYGETSNYNNNNNNQIMKPFSLELHNNNNYIDQLASSANKQQQFLDKGPTTQFTIFPDCKISGESQKSQATLSLQPSNADPRNRFELGFTQPMICAKYPYMDQFYGLFSAYAPQISGRIMLPLNLTSDDGPTYVNAKQYHGIIRRRQSRAKSVLANKLIKRRKPYMHESRHLHAMRRPRGCGGRFLNTRNSATNNGNGKSGSEANKKGLGHQLHSSGSQSSEVLQSSAGTLNSLKETNGSSPNISLEVTSMYSSRGIDGFAINHIGTPMHSLADMMDTGHGHGMIMPPKWVSAAAGNCCNLNV; via the exons ATGGGTATGGAAACTGCATATCTGAAAGAACATGAAGGAATTGTTCACAATTCTGTTGGACAGCTGTCATCAGCATCAGCAGCAGCAGGTTCTTCATGGTGGAGTATTAGTGCCTTTGGATCTCATCAAAATCAATCATCAGTTTATGGAGAGACttctaattataataataataataataaccaaATTATGAAACCATTTTCATTGGAgcttcataataataataattacataGACCAACTTGCTTCTTCCGCTAATAAGCAACAACAATTCTTGGATAAAGGACCTACAACACAATTTACCATCTTTCCAG ATTGCAAAATTTCAGGTGAATCCCAAAAGTCTCAAGCCACATTATCTTTGCAGCCATCAAATGCTGACCCTAGGAACCGTTTTGAGCTTGGATTCACTCAGCCTATG ATATGTGCAAAATATCCTTACATGGATCAATTTTATGGACTCTTCTCAGCTTATGCACCTCAAATTTCG GGGCGTATAATGCTGCCACTAAACTTGACATCAGATGATGGACCAACTTACGTGAATGCTAAGCAATACCATGGAATCATAAGGCGTAGGCAGTCACGTGCCAAATCTGTTCTTGCCAATAAACTCATCAAACGCCGCAAG CCATATATGCATGAATCGCGCCATCTCCACGCGATGCGACGGCCAAGAGGATGTGGTGGCAGGTTCTTGAACACAAGAAACTCTGCCACCAACAATGGAAATGGTAAGAGTGGAAGTGAAGCAAACAAAAAAGGACTTGGCCATCAACTACATTCTAGTGGTTCCCAGAGTTCTGAAGTCCTACAATCTTCGGCCGGAACCTTGAATTCGTTGAAGGAAACAAATGGAAGCAGTCCAAATATTTCATTAGAGGTGACAAGCATGTACTCATCAAGAGGAATTGATGGATTTGCCATCAATCACATTGGAACTCCTATGCACTCCCTTGCAGATATGATGGACACTGGACATGGACATGGCATGATCATGCCCCCGAAATGGGTTTCGGCTGCGGCCGGAAACTGCTGCAACCTTAATGTTTGA